One Mycolicibacterium parafortuitum DNA segment encodes these proteins:
- a CDS encoding acyl-CoA dehydrogenase family protein, protein MSDEDVDLDLLRASARDFLADRGDKESVEDLAAMDWTGLLVGEELGGAGWRPVESCVVAEELGRAQDRSAWFGTTMAAAALASAPGEVRDAWLPKLLDGAASAALTVAADSARVIRGDDVDVVVTLGANGIQLFDDLDARRRRWDDDLLDVTRPVWRVDFSGSAGTPIGSAERSDRLLAMARLLVTADSVGAVSMTRDRLTAYLKDRVAFGRPIASFQAIQHRLVEVLVFEVKARAAVMKAARAIAADDNSATAMTAAAHAFVAANATAAVDECMQLSGGIGFTWEYPLHYELRRVFTNGHLLGTVRSSRALYAEVSGW, encoded by the coding sequence ATGTCGGATGAGGACGTCGACCTCGATCTGCTGAGAGCGTCTGCGCGGGATTTCCTGGCCGACCGGGGCGACAAGGAATCCGTCGAGGATCTCGCGGCGATGGACTGGACCGGGCTGCTGGTCGGCGAGGAGCTCGGTGGGGCCGGATGGCGCCCGGTCGAGAGCTGCGTCGTCGCCGAGGAACTCGGGCGGGCGCAGGACAGGTCCGCGTGGTTCGGCACGACGATGGCCGCTGCCGCGCTCGCGTCTGCGCCCGGCGAGGTGCGGGACGCCTGGCTGCCGAAATTACTGGACGGCGCGGCGTCGGCGGCCCTGACCGTCGCCGCCGACTCCGCGCGTGTGATCCGCGGGGACGATGTGGACGTGGTCGTCACGCTGGGCGCCAACGGAATTCAGCTGTTCGACGATCTCGATGCACGTCGCCGCCGATGGGACGATGACCTCCTCGACGTGACCAGACCGGTGTGGCGCGTCGACTTCAGCGGGTCGGCGGGCACGCCGATCGGGTCCGCCGAGCGCAGCGACCGGTTGCTCGCGATGGCGAGGCTGCTCGTCACCGCCGACTCTGTCGGCGCGGTGTCCATGACCCGCGACCGGCTGACGGCCTATCTGAAGGACCGCGTCGCGTTCGGCCGCCCGATCGCCAGCTTCCAGGCGATCCAACATCGCCTGGTGGAGGTGCTGGTGTTCGAGGTCAAGGCGCGCGCCGCGGTGATGAAGGCGGCGCGGGCGATCGCCGCCGACGACAACTCCGCCACCGCGATGACGGCGGCCGCGCACGCGTTCGTCGCAGCGAACGCCACTGCGGCAGTGGACGAATGCATGCAACTGTCCGGCGGCATCGGATTCACCTGGGAGTATCCGCTGCACTACGAGCTGCGGCGGGTATTCACCAACGGCCATCTGCTCGGCACCGTCCGGTCCAGCCGTGCCTTGTATGCGGAGGTGTCCGGCTGGTGA
- a CDS encoding amidohydrolase family protein, whose protein sequence is MTTKLDYGIFDCDTHCYETRDAFTRYLPSAFHDRAIAPVRAADGKEVILAGHRIATFNSEAGLGFDLAYRPGSLKEMLKQMGSGNPDETYEPQPMQPEWLERDARLQVMERQNVERAVIFPAGMALAAEHYVDDTEALYANLRSFNRWFDETWGFNYQDKIYATALLSLRDLPSAVAETEAIIEQGVRMVLLPTGPAYGRSPGDPYFDPIYARLQEAGCTLVFHIQPYWYFDNISPAWGHNPDPAAWHMSAWQWMNIYGQRPIEDTLSALIFDNLFGRFPGLNVLVAEHGAEWVPQFVIHMDKSRGMGRNGPWIGGKLTERPSEIFRRHVGVVPYPEDDIPAIVARLGYDECLLMGSDYPHAEGLAEPADFVKLLDPLDDAAKKRIMRDNADQLLARS, encoded by the coding sequence GTGACGACGAAACTCGACTACGGGATCTTTGACTGCGATACCCACTGCTACGAGACGCGCGATGCGTTCACCCGGTATCTGCCCAGCGCGTTCCACGACCGCGCCATCGCTCCGGTGCGGGCCGCGGACGGAAAAGAGGTGATCCTCGCCGGTCACCGGATCGCGACCTTCAACAGTGAGGCAGGACTCGGCTTCGATCTCGCATACCGGCCCGGATCGCTGAAGGAGATGCTCAAGCAGATGGGCTCGGGCAATCCCGACGAGACCTACGAGCCGCAGCCGATGCAGCCGGAGTGGCTGGAGCGCGACGCCCGACTGCAGGTGATGGAGCGCCAGAACGTCGAACGCGCGGTCATTTTCCCGGCCGGAATGGCGTTGGCCGCCGAGCACTACGTCGACGACACCGAGGCGCTGTATGCGAATCTGCGGTCGTTCAATCGCTGGTTCGACGAGACGTGGGGCTTCAACTACCAGGACAAGATCTACGCGACGGCGTTGTTGTCACTGCGCGATCTGCCTTCGGCGGTCGCCGAGACCGAGGCGATCATCGAGCAGGGTGTGCGGATGGTGCTGCTCCCGACGGGTCCGGCCTACGGCCGCTCACCGGGCGATCCGTATTTCGACCCGATCTACGCCCGGCTGCAGGAAGCCGGTTGCACGCTGGTCTTCCACATCCAGCCGTACTGGTACTTCGACAACATCTCGCCGGCCTGGGGGCACAACCCCGATCCGGCGGCGTGGCACATGTCGGCCTGGCAGTGGATGAACATCTACGGTCAGCGGCCGATCGAGGACACGCTGTCGGCACTGATCTTCGACAATCTGTTCGGCCGTTTCCCCGGATTGAACGTCCTGGTTGCCGAGCACGGTGCCGAGTGGGTGCCGCAGTTCGTGATCCACATGGACAAAAGCCGCGGGATGGGCCGAAACGGGCCGTGGATCGGCGGCAAGTTGACCGAACGCCCGTCGGAGATCTTCCGCAGGCACGTCGGCGTGGTGCCCTACCCCGAGGACGACATCCCCGCGATCGTGGCCCGGCTGGGCTATGACGAATGTCTTCTGATGGGATCGGACTACCCCCACGCCGAAGGACTCGCCGAACCTGCCGATTTCGTCAAGTTGCTCGACCCGCTGGACGACGCGGCCAAGAAGCGGATCATGCGGGACAACGCCGACCAGCTGCTCGCGCGGAGTTGA
- a CDS encoding amidohydrolase family protein produces MTVSDPKTFEVWDADNHMYETIDAYTRYLPEKYSEALKFVDVNGRKKLQILGVITETIPNPTYEVIPTPGAWADYYRGINPEGKSLRELAEPIRCPDEFRRPDLRLALMDRQGVDGAVMFPTTAGMLEERTKSDTELTHAITHAFNRWLLEDWTFNYQNRIFPVPAISLNDPAKGVQELEWCLDNGARTVLIRPAPVPREDGTSRSAALPEFDDFWRLVESSGISVQMHNADSGYDRYVDDWESGAEFQGFQLTKLRGFIYEESRHIFDTLAAFIAHGVFERFPGVRIGVVENGGSWAQRLMEVFDRVYRKKPKDFGEHPGDVFRRHIWVNPFHEEDMSHLIDVLGADRVMFGSDYPHPEGLAEPAEFVKELADLPADTTARVMGGNLKELIGI; encoded by the coding sequence ATGACTGTGAGCGATCCGAAGACGTTCGAAGTATGGGACGCCGACAACCACATGTACGAGACCATCGACGCCTACACCCGATACCTTCCCGAGAAGTACTCGGAAGCACTGAAATTCGTCGATGTCAACGGCCGGAAGAAGCTGCAGATTCTCGGCGTCATCACCGAGACGATCCCGAATCCGACCTACGAGGTGATCCCGACGCCGGGCGCGTGGGCCGACTACTACCGCGGTATCAACCCGGAGGGCAAGTCGCTGCGCGAGCTGGCCGAACCGATCCGCTGCCCCGACGAGTTCCGGCGGCCGGACCTGCGCCTGGCTCTGATGGACCGCCAGGGTGTCGACGGCGCGGTGATGTTCCCGACCACCGCGGGCATGCTCGAAGAGCGCACCAAGTCCGACACCGAGTTGACCCACGCCATCACCCACGCGTTCAACCGCTGGCTGCTCGAGGACTGGACGTTCAACTACCAGAACCGGATCTTCCCCGTCCCGGCGATCTCGCTGAACGACCCGGCGAAAGGCGTGCAGGAACTCGAATGGTGCCTGGACAACGGTGCCAGGACGGTGCTGATCAGGCCTGCGCCGGTACCCCGCGAAGACGGCACCTCCCGCTCGGCGGCACTGCCCGAGTTCGACGACTTCTGGCGGCTGGTGGAGTCCTCGGGCATATCGGTCCAGATGCACAACGCGGATTCCGGATACGACCGCTATGTCGACGACTGGGAGAGCGGCGCAGAGTTCCAGGGGTTCCAGCTGACGAAGCTGCGCGGGTTCATCTACGAGGAGAGCCGCCACATCTTCGACACTCTCGCGGCGTTCATCGCCCACGGGGTGTTCGAACGGTTCCCCGGTGTCCGTATCGGCGTGGTGGAGAACGGCGGATCCTGGGCGCAGCGCCTGATGGAGGTGTTCGACCGGGTCTATCGCAAAAAGCCCAAGGACTTCGGCGAGCACCCCGGCGACGTCTTCCGCCGGCACATCTGGGTCAACCCGTTCCACGAGGAGGACATGTCGCACCTGATCGACGTGCTGGGTGCGGATCGAGTGATGTTCGGATCGGACTACCCACATCCGGAAGGTCTGGCCGAGCCGGCGGAGTTCGTCAAAGAGCTGGCGGACCTGCCCGCCGACACCACCGCACGCGTCATGGGCGGAAATCTCAAGGAGCTCATCGGGATCTAG
- a CDS encoding class I adenylate-forming enzyme family protein: MALSAAVSGAETYWDLVEAAAREHPDRVVLADDFGRDLTCAQLRDAAACTAAAFAERGVAEGTIVSWQLPTTLETMVVMVALARLGAVQNPILPIWREREVRFATTQLGTDVIIVPGMWHGFDHVALANDLADSRPMSVVVVDHGAPVADGLRLPHGDPAELPAPPTSGTLPRWVYYSSGTTAAPKGVRHCDRSVMAGSAGVVGMVGATSRDVNPIPFPISHIGGAAMLAASLLTGMRLVLFDAFDPVSGPHAIAAHRPTLLGTATPFFVAYMAAQRAQGSEPLFPDLRACLGGGAPITAELGRQVRETLSVAGVANAWGLTEFPVATSPPPDGAPDVLDHTVGRPVPGVSVRVVDDSGREVDAGEEGELRLKGPQCFLGYVDEALNADAFDDDGWFRSGDWGRIDAAGNVVVTGRIKDAIIRNAENISALEIEGVLATHPAVADIAVIGVPDPRTGERVCAVVVAQPGVEVTLAALAEHCQAQGLSKHKSPESLQVVEALPRNLTGKVLKNELRARFGGIRTG, encoded by the coding sequence ATGGCACTGAGTGCAGCGGTGTCCGGGGCCGAGACTTACTGGGACCTGGTGGAGGCGGCGGCCCGCGAGCATCCCGACCGGGTCGTGCTCGCCGACGACTTCGGACGTGACCTCACCTGTGCCCAACTGCGCGATGCGGCCGCGTGCACCGCCGCCGCCTTCGCCGAGCGCGGCGTCGCCGAAGGGACGATCGTGTCCTGGCAGTTGCCGACCACGTTGGAGACCATGGTGGTGATGGTCGCGTTGGCTCGACTCGGTGCCGTCCAGAATCCGATCCTGCCGATCTGGCGCGAGCGTGAAGTCCGCTTCGCCACAACCCAACTCGGGACCGATGTGATCATCGTGCCGGGGATGTGGCACGGCTTCGACCATGTCGCCCTCGCGAACGATCTCGCAGACAGCCGGCCGATGAGCGTCGTGGTCGTCGATCACGGCGCACCCGTGGCCGACGGGTTACGCCTTCCCCATGGAGATCCGGCGGAACTTCCGGCGCCGCCGACGTCGGGAACCCTGCCACGATGGGTCTACTACTCCTCCGGTACCACGGCGGCCCCGAAAGGTGTTCGGCACTGCGACCGGTCGGTGATGGCCGGCTCGGCCGGTGTGGTCGGAATGGTCGGTGCCACCAGCCGCGACGTGAACCCGATCCCGTTCCCGATCTCGCATATCGGTGGCGCCGCGATGCTGGCCGCCAGCCTGCTGACCGGCATGCGGCTGGTGTTGTTCGACGCGTTCGACCCGGTGTCGGGGCCGCATGCGATCGCGGCGCACCGGCCGACGCTTCTGGGCACCGCGACCCCGTTCTTCGTCGCCTACATGGCCGCGCAGCGCGCCCAGGGCAGTGAGCCGCTGTTTCCCGACCTGCGGGCGTGCCTGGGCGGCGGTGCGCCGATCACCGCTGAACTGGGACGGCAGGTGCGCGAGACACTTTCGGTCGCCGGGGTCGCCAACGCGTGGGGGTTGACCGAGTTCCCGGTGGCCACCTCGCCGCCGCCGGACGGTGCGCCGGACGTGCTCGATCACACGGTCGGCAGACCGGTGCCGGGGGTGTCGGTGCGGGTGGTCGACGACTCCGGTCGGGAGGTGGACGCCGGGGAAGAGGGTGAACTGCGGTTGAAGGGACCGCAGTGCTTCCTCGGCTACGTCGACGAGGCCCTGAACGCCGACGCGTTCGACGACGACGGCTGGTTCCGCAGCGGGGACTGGGGCCGTATCGACGCCGCCGGCAATGTCGTGGTGACGGGCCGGATCAAGGACGCGATCATCCGCAACGCCGAGAACATCTCGGCGTTGGAGATCGAGGGTGTGCTGGCCACCCATCCGGCGGTGGCCGACATCGCGGTGATCGGCGTGCCCGACCCGCGCACCGGTGAGCGGGTGTGCGCCGTCGTCGTCGCGCAGCCCGGCGTCGAGGTCACGCTGGCGGCGCTGGCCGAGCACTGCCAGGCCCAGGGCCTGAGCAAGCACAAGTCACCGGAGAGCCTGCAGGTGGTGGAGGCGCTGCCGCGCAACCTGACCGGCAAGGTGTTGAAGAACGAACTCCGGGCGCGATTCGGCGGAATCCGCACGGGCTAG
- a CDS encoding acyl-CoA dehydrogenase family protein: MSGYRNRPSAAELEEFRNLVRRHIADHAPPIEAREGHRAPEDAEQEAQLRSWFAGLFDAGFVGADWPVEYGGCADHHPLHDRIVSEEILRARAPRPVDQVNLAAHVLLHFGSEEQKRRLLPPIRRSEHVWCQLLSEPDAGSDIAGVRSRGVRRDDGTWVIDGQKTWITDGHWADMGLALIRTDPASARHRGLSVFAVPLSAPGVEIRPIRTIGDAIEVNEVFMTGVEVDGDNLIGDVGQGWSIIMTGLDFERFGIGGNVILLELLIDDLVLVARNGLLDGRSALGHADVRQAIAELAVEVEVAKAFIDDHVERLIAGTEAPADGSIAKLSFAETYHRVSAYGAQLAAIVCTDGSTDPAVSQAEERLRECWLWSRAYTVSGGSSEMMRNILAKRRMLLPSS; this comes from the coding sequence GTGAGCGGCTACCGGAACCGTCCCAGCGCTGCCGAGCTGGAGGAGTTCAGGAATCTCGTCCGGCGCCATATCGCCGACCATGCGCCGCCCATCGAGGCGCGCGAAGGGCACCGCGCGCCCGAGGATGCCGAGCAGGAGGCCCAGTTGCGCAGCTGGTTCGCCGGGCTGTTCGACGCCGGGTTCGTCGGTGCGGACTGGCCGGTCGAATACGGCGGATGCGCCGATCACCACCCGTTGCACGACCGCATCGTCAGCGAGGAGATCCTGCGGGCGCGTGCACCGCGGCCGGTCGATCAGGTGAACCTCGCCGCGCATGTGTTGCTGCACTTCGGCTCCGAGGAGCAGAAGCGCAGACTGCTGCCGCCGATCCGGCGTAGCGAGCACGTGTGGTGTCAGTTGCTCAGCGAACCCGACGCAGGCAGTGACATCGCCGGCGTGCGCAGCCGTGGGGTCCGCCGGGACGACGGCACCTGGGTCATCGACGGACAGAAGACCTGGATCACCGACGGGCACTGGGCCGATATGGGGTTGGCGCTGATCCGCACGGATCCGGCGTCGGCGCGCCACCGCGGCCTGTCGGTGTTCGCGGTGCCGTTGTCGGCGCCCGGCGTCGAGATCCGTCCGATCCGGACCATCGGCGACGCGATCGAGGTCAACGAGGTGTTCATGACCGGTGTGGAGGTCGACGGCGACAACCTCATCGGTGACGTCGGCCAGGGCTGGTCGATCATCATGACCGGGCTCGATTTCGAACGCTTCGGCATCGGCGGCAACGTCATCCTGCTGGAGCTTCTGATCGACGACCTTGTGCTGGTCGCCCGAAATGGGTTGTTGGACGGCAGGTCCGCGCTGGGGCACGCCGATGTCCGACAGGCGATCGCGGAGCTCGCCGTCGAGGTCGAGGTGGCGAAGGCCTTCATCGACGACCATGTGGAGCGGCTCATCGCCGGAACGGAGGCGCCGGCCGACGGTTCGATCGCCAAGCTGAGTTTCGCCGAGACCTACCACCGGGTTTCGGCCTACGGCGCGCAGCTCGCGGCTATCGTGTGCACCGACGGGTCGACGGACCCGGCGGTGTCACAGGCCGAGGAGCGGTTGCGTGAGTGCTGGCTGTGGTCGCGCGCGTACACCGTCTCCGGGGGGAGCTCTGAGATGATGCGCAACATCCTGGCCAAGCGGCGGATGCTGCTGCCGAGTTCGTGA